A single window of Actinoallomurus bryophytorum DNA harbors:
- a CDS encoding TetR/AcrR family transcriptional regulator — protein METQRGSAVSRLVDPDVAELVVDTAERLFFTAGFSRTSMDDLARELRISKKTIYRYFPGKRSVLAAVLDRQFARVEKALAEAVDASAGTPFEHQVEDFLVAAGGELSRIGAPQLLWGRGDPLLKTYVEQRVETVVYRRIDDLFQTGHRAGALSTPPELLSVITRGALERLLSSELPLALDRSAADLLRETVDVVLRGALVREGGVSVPGDRSSSPGTSENSRRPT, from the coding sequence ATGGAAACTCAAAGAGGTTCCGCAGTTTCCAGGCTGGTCGACCCCGACGTCGCCGAGCTGGTGGTGGACACCGCCGAGCGGCTCTTCTTCACCGCCGGGTTCAGCCGCACCAGCATGGACGACCTCGCACGCGAACTCCGCATCAGCAAGAAGACCATCTACCGGTACTTCCCCGGAAAGCGCAGCGTGCTCGCGGCGGTGCTCGACCGGCAGTTCGCCCGGGTCGAGAAGGCGCTCGCGGAGGCGGTCGACGCCTCGGCCGGCACGCCGTTCGAGCACCAGGTGGAGGACTTCCTGGTCGCGGCCGGGGGCGAGTTGTCGCGGATCGGCGCACCCCAGCTGCTGTGGGGACGCGGCGATCCGCTGCTCAAAACGTATGTGGAGCAGCGCGTCGAGACGGTGGTGTACCGGCGGATCGACGACCTCTTCCAGACCGGCCACCGCGCCGGTGCGCTGAGCACGCCGCCCGAGCTGCTCAGTGTGATCACGCGCGGCGCCCTGGAGCGGCTGCTCAGCTCCGAACTCCCGCTCGCGCTCGACCGAAGCGCGGCCGACCTGCTGCGCGAGACCGTCGACGTGGTGCTGCGCGGAGCCCTGGTCCGCGAAGGCGGGGTGTCCGTACCGGGTGACCGGTCATCTTCGCCGGGCACGTCCGAAAACTCCCGGAGGCCGACATGA
- a CDS encoding catechol 2,3-dioxygenase produces the protein MTIKHEIAHVAHVELLTPEPDKSLWFFTRVMGLTEVGAEGDSVYLRTWDDYEHHTLKLTAHGTSGTRRTGLRASSQEALDRRVRAIEDAGLGLGWRDGDPGIGPTYVFQDPDGHELEIYWESEWYEAPPELKPSLKNQAQAYPAMGVCVRRLDHVNFLAAEVEPSTDFLREVLGGHPTEQIQLDDGTIGGRWVTFTNKSYDLVYTRDWTRSNGRLHHIAFATDTREDILRAADIFLDNDVFIETGPHKHAIQQTFFLYVYEPGGNRIELCNPCARLVLAPDWKTITWTEAERAKGQAWGLRTIESFHTHGTPPVPVDG, from the coding sequence ATGACCATCAAGCATGAGATCGCGCACGTCGCGCACGTCGAGCTGCTGACGCCCGAGCCCGACAAGAGCCTGTGGTTCTTCACTCGCGTGATGGGCCTGACCGAGGTCGGGGCGGAGGGCGACTCGGTGTACCTGCGGACCTGGGACGACTACGAGCATCACACCCTCAAGCTGACCGCGCACGGCACGTCCGGCACCCGCCGTACCGGGCTGCGCGCCTCGTCGCAGGAGGCGCTCGACCGGCGGGTGCGGGCGATCGAGGACGCGGGCCTCGGCCTCGGCTGGCGGGACGGCGACCCGGGCATCGGCCCGACCTATGTCTTCCAGGACCCCGACGGCCACGAGCTGGAGATCTACTGGGAGAGCGAGTGGTACGAGGCACCACCGGAGCTGAAGCCGTCGCTGAAGAACCAGGCCCAGGCCTACCCGGCGATGGGCGTCTGCGTCCGACGCCTCGACCACGTCAACTTCCTGGCCGCCGAGGTCGAGCCGAGCACCGACTTCCTGCGGGAGGTGCTGGGCGGGCACCCGACCGAGCAGATTCAGCTCGACGACGGCACGATCGGCGGGCGCTGGGTCACCTTCACCAACAAGTCCTACGACCTCGTCTACACGCGTGACTGGACGCGCAGCAACGGACGCCTGCACCACATCGCGTTCGCCACCGACACCCGCGAGGACATCCTCCGCGCCGCCGACATCTTCCTCGACAATGACGTGTTCATCGAGACCGGCCCGCACAAGCACGCCATCCAGCAGACCTTCTTCCTTTACGTCTACGAGCCCGGCGGCAACCGGATCGAGCTGTGCAACCCGTGCGCGCGGCTCGTCCTGGCACCCGACTGGAAGACCATCACCTGGACCGAGGCCGAACGTGCCAAGGGCCAGGCGTGGGGACTGCGGACCATCGAGTCCTTCCACACCCACGGCACGCCGCCCGTGCCCGTGGACGGCTGA
- a CDS encoding LLM class flavin-dependent oxidoreductase, giving the protein MKKIGFLSFGHWTSSPQSQTRSARDFLHQSIDLAVAAEGLGVDGAYFRVHHFARQAASPFPLLAAIGARTSKIEIGTGVIDMRYENPMYMAEEAGAADLIADGRLQLGISRGSPEQVIDGWRYFGYAPAEGETDADMARRDAETFLTVIEGEGFAQPNPRPMFPNPPGLLRLEPHSEGLRDRIWWGSSSNATGAWAAKLGMNLQSSTLKNDETGEPLHVQQRKQIEAFRETWKESGHRREPRVSVSRSIFALTTDLDRAYFGHDRNSQDQIGMIDDTTRAVFGRSYAAEPDVLVEQLAQDEAIQAADTLLLTIPSQLGVEYNAHLLENILVHVAPALGWR; this is encoded by the coding sequence GTGAAGAAGATTGGCTTTTTGTCCTTCGGGCACTGGACGTCGAGCCCGCAGTCGCAGACCCGGTCCGCACGTGACTTCCTGCACCAGTCCATCGACCTGGCGGTCGCGGCCGAGGGGCTCGGCGTGGACGGGGCCTACTTCCGGGTGCATCACTTCGCCCGCCAGGCGGCCAGCCCGTTCCCGCTGCTCGCCGCGATCGGCGCGCGTACCTCGAAGATCGAGATCGGCACCGGCGTGATCGACATGCGCTACGAGAACCCGATGTACATGGCCGAGGAGGCCGGCGCGGCCGACCTCATCGCCGACGGGCGGCTCCAGCTCGGCATCAGCCGTGGCTCCCCCGAGCAGGTGATCGACGGATGGCGCTACTTCGGCTACGCCCCCGCCGAGGGCGAGACGGATGCCGACATGGCCCGCCGCGACGCCGAGACGTTCCTCACGGTGATCGAGGGCGAGGGCTTCGCGCAGCCGAACCCACGGCCGATGTTCCCCAACCCGCCGGGACTGCTGCGGCTCGAACCCCACTCCGAAGGCCTGCGCGACCGCATCTGGTGGGGCTCCAGCTCCAACGCGACCGGTGCGTGGGCCGCGAAGCTCGGCATGAACCTGCAGAGCTCCACACTCAAGAACGACGAGACCGGCGAGCCGCTGCACGTCCAGCAGCGCAAGCAGATCGAGGCGTTCCGCGAGACGTGGAAGGAGTCCGGCCACCGGCGAGAGCCACGGGTGTCGGTGAGCCGCAGCATCTTCGCCCTCACGACCGACCTGGACCGCGCCTACTTCGGGCACGACCGCAACTCGCAGGACCAGATCGGCATGATCGACGACACGACGAGAGCGGTCTTCGGCCGGTCGTACGCCGCCGAGCCGGACGTGCTGGTCGAGCAACTCGCCCAGGACGAGGCCATCCAGGCCGCCGACACGCTGCTGCTGACCATCCCGAGCCAGCTCGGCGTCGAATACAACGCCCACCTGCTGGAGAACATCCTCGTTCACGTGGCGCCGGCGCTCGGCTGGCGCTGA
- a CDS encoding AMP-binding enzyme has translation MAYEDVEAELLRHPAVRECVVAKIPTPARKASLVAYVVTTGEADPAEIRAFLSAPRLRSGRIPQAVIAVESLPRTGSGEVDREGLPLPVLPGRAAGGKGSLSDLGGGTLTVVMLVPALLIALVAFLTTDSLWPGSTNVSAVPHPWAGLFRGLYVVECLSFGLGIGFLFFGRGRLTRLGRPPWLTTLAHLSIVWLLAAWWPQDNFYRLAAKTDWGRQAALVYGFNVTLMIAAAVLVAFAVRGDREG, from the coding sequence ATGGCCTATGAGGATGTCGAGGCGGAGCTTCTCAGGCATCCGGCCGTGCGGGAATGCGTGGTCGCCAAGATCCCGACCCCCGCGCGGAAGGCCTCGCTCGTCGCGTACGTCGTCACCACCGGTGAGGCCGATCCGGCGGAGATCCGGGCGTTCCTCTCGGCCCCACGGCTGCGGTCCGGCCGGATCCCGCAGGCCGTGATAGCGGTGGAGTCCCTGCCGCGTACCGGCTCCGGTGAGGTGGACCGCGAAGGCCTTCCCCTTCCGGTGCTGCCGGGGCGGGCGGCGGGCGGCAAGGGGTCGCTGTCCGACCTGGGCGGCGGGACGCTCACGGTCGTCATGCTGGTGCCGGCGCTGCTCATCGCCCTGGTGGCGTTCCTGACGACCGACTCTCTTTGGCCGGGTTCCACGAATGTGTCGGCGGTGCCGCACCCGTGGGCCGGGCTCTTCCGGGGGCTCTACGTGGTCGAATGCCTGTCCTTCGGCCTGGGGATCGGCTTCCTGTTCTTCGGCCGCGGGCGGCTGACCCGGCTGGGACGCCCGCCATGGCTGACCACGCTCGCCCATCTGTCGATCGTGTGGCTACTGGCCGCCTGGTGGCCGCAGGACAACTTCTACCGGCTCGCCGCCAAGACCGACTGGGGCCGTCAGGCCGCGCTCGTGTACGGGTTCAACGTCACGTTGATGATCGCCGCAGCCGTGCTCGTCGCGTTCGCGGTCCGCGGGGACCGCGAAGGCTGA
- a CDS encoding ABC transporter substrate-binding protein, with the protein MHTIDLTYVGLGIHEELVAYVADQENYYEQEGVHVALRDGCDWDGERVRRTATIGLGRAVLSRVTDGIPWTALCVNTERPLFWLLARDAYASVEGLRGGRIGIHPPRTAPGCFARIVLRRHGLDPDHDVQPVVMKPGDYGRHIRRLAEGSLDAAFVGSTLAPEVTAQENGLRLLAFVGDHFRIPTTGIAVDTTHTAPDDPAVVALVRANRRALRTVRDEPDLAVRYVNALIPSLSETEARRHYERYVAPYFTADGRHDPSVAAQAVASVAEELGVSTVPDAADIYRTEPTEG; encoded by the coding sequence GTGCACACCATCGACCTGACCTACGTCGGGCTGGGAATCCACGAGGAACTGGTCGCCTATGTCGCCGACCAGGAGAACTACTACGAGCAGGAGGGGGTCCACGTCGCCCTGCGCGACGGATGCGACTGGGACGGCGAACGGGTCCGGCGGACCGCCACGATCGGGCTGGGCCGGGCGGTGCTGTCGCGCGTGACGGACGGCATCCCGTGGACCGCTCTGTGCGTCAACACCGAGCGGCCGCTGTTCTGGCTGCTCGCCCGCGACGCCTACGCGTCGGTCGAGGGGCTGAGGGGCGGCAGGATCGGCATCCACCCGCCGAGGACCGCACCCGGGTGCTTCGCCCGCATCGTGCTCAGGAGGCACGGCCTCGACCCGGACCATGACGTCCAGCCGGTCGTCATGAAACCGGGCGACTACGGCCGGCACATCCGCCGGCTCGCCGAAGGCTCCCTGGACGCGGCGTTCGTCGGCAGCACCCTGGCGCCGGAGGTCACGGCCCAGGAGAACGGCCTGCGGCTGCTGGCCTTCGTCGGAGACCACTTCAGGATTCCGACGACGGGCATCGCCGTGGACACCACCCACACGGCGCCGGACGATCCGGCGGTGGTCGCCCTCGTCCGGGCCAACCGCCGGGCCCTGCGCACGGTACGCGACGAGCCCGACCTCGCCGTTCGGTACGTCAACGCCCTCATCCCGAGCCTCAGCGAGACCGAGGCCCGCCGGCACTACGAACGCTACGTCGCGCCGTACTTCACCGCCGACGGCCGCCACGATCCGTCCGTCGCGGCCCAGGCGGTGGCGAGCGTGGCGGAGGAGCTGGGTGTGTCCACGGTGCCCGACGCGGCCGACATCTACCGTACGGAACCCACGGAGGGCTGA
- a CDS encoding RICIN domain-containing protein, whose protein sequence is MSGKKKTAALLSVAGILATGLVTIAAGTARAAVTVDPDTYYEIFPRYFNVTQPKCLDVPNGSSSLGLRLQVFHCHGSAPNGAPQLWRFVSVGAPLYWIVNKASGRCLEPPSGIGGIVVQDTCSDLTRWRLIPASFDTRDMFIGLGLIGACVGTANNSGDDHTAVTYQSCSNTSFFSNQVQQQDWALG, encoded by the coding sequence ATGAGTGGCAAGAAGAAGACGGCGGCGCTTCTCTCGGTGGCCGGCATATTGGCGACCGGTCTTGTGACCATCGCGGCGGGGACCGCACGGGCCGCTGTGACGGTCGACCCTGACACCTACTACGAGATCTTTCCTCGCTACTTCAACGTCACACAGCCGAAGTGCCTGGACGTGCCGAACGGCAGCAGCTCTCTCGGGCTGCGGCTTCAGGTCTTCCACTGCCACGGCTCCGCACCCAACGGCGCTCCCCAGCTCTGGAGGTTCGTGTCCGTGGGAGCCCCCCTCTACTGGATCGTCAACAAGGCCAGTGGCCGTTGCCTGGAGCCTCCGTCAGGCATCGGCGGCATCGTCGTCCAGGACACCTGCAGCGACCTGACCAGGTGGAGGCTGATACCCGCGAGCTTCGACACCAGAGATATGTTCATCGGTCTCGGATTGATAGGTGCGTGCGTCGGCACGGCCAACAATTCCGGCGATGACCACACGGCCGTGACCTATCAGAGCTGCTCGAACACGAGCTTCTTCTCGAACCAGGTTCAGCAGCAGGACTGGGCACTGGGATAG
- a CDS encoding carboxypeptidase regulatory-like domain-containing protein, producing the protein MASAHAKTTHAGEIVRTLVMGLWLPAIFLAGLLFSFLPAFHHPTPHHIKVAVAATPAATAQLQRRLDAAIPNGFALRQVDSAAEARSAVLDKDAVAAFVPAVHHPQLYGAKADGAVMESSIREVFTTGAQTAGATVGFHELVPTRPGDTLGTSPLYLLMACTLPAYFLVVTMQRAVGFSRRAHVATMVGGGAVSAAACYLTGAYGMDAMPQHPLALLYLFLLTQTVSLTSYGLVAFLGPLFPGAAVTVFIMLSVPSSGLTVPVDLLPGFFRFLHPILPMGNAGDALRDVDYFGGRQLGRPTAVLCAWTALGIALIVLGYLKQLRQLLREARAGITRYVPAPPPEDPTVELPVPVALPPHRQPFGGQPPMLTGRVSGPAGEPLPGATVTVTDPHGRQLLHTRTDQNGEYAATGFHDGLAIVLAGAPGRQPVATRLLLTTATPVNQDFIMTPRRQVVPGHAGGAAQDPRPAGHPV; encoded by the coding sequence ATGGCATCCGCGCACGCAAAGACCACACATGCCGGCGAGATCGTGCGAACACTCGTGATGGGGCTCTGGCTCCCCGCGATCTTTCTGGCCGGGCTTCTCTTCTCCTTCCTGCCGGCCTTCCACCACCCGACGCCGCACCACATCAAGGTCGCGGTCGCCGCCACGCCGGCCGCGACGGCGCAGCTGCAGCGCCGGCTCGACGCCGCGATTCCGAACGGCTTCGCCCTGCGGCAGGTCGACTCCGCGGCCGAGGCACGCTCGGCCGTCCTGGACAAAGACGCGGTGGCGGCGTTCGTACCGGCCGTGCACCATCCTCAGCTGTACGGCGCCAAGGCGGACGGCGCCGTCATGGAGTCGAGCATTCGCGAGGTCTTCACCACCGGGGCCCAGACGGCCGGCGCCACGGTCGGCTTCCACGAACTGGTCCCGACCAGGCCGGGAGACACTCTCGGCACCAGTCCGCTCTACCTCCTGATGGCCTGCACTCTTCCCGCCTACTTCCTGGTGGTCACCATGCAGCGCGCGGTGGGCTTCAGCCGCCGCGCACATGTGGCCACGATGGTCGGAGGCGGCGCCGTCTCCGCCGCCGCCTGCTACCTCACCGGCGCCTACGGGATGGATGCGATGCCGCAGCATCCGCTCGCCCTGCTGTACCTGTTCCTGCTGACGCAGACCGTGTCACTGACCTCCTACGGACTCGTGGCCTTTCTCGGCCCGCTCTTCCCCGGGGCCGCCGTCACGGTGTTCATCATGCTCAGCGTGCCCTCCAGCGGCCTGACCGTCCCGGTCGACCTGCTCCCGGGCTTCTTCCGCTTCCTCCACCCGATCCTGCCGATGGGCAACGCCGGCGACGCCCTGCGCGACGTCGACTACTTCGGCGGCCGGCAACTGGGCCGGCCCACCGCGGTCCTCTGCGCCTGGACCGCGCTCGGCATCGCTCTCATCGTGCTCGGATACCTCAAGCAGCTACGGCAGCTCCTGCGCGAAGCGCGGGCGGGCATCACGCGATACGTCCCCGCTCCCCCACCGGAGGACCCCACCGTGGAGCTCCCCGTACCGGTCGCCCTTCCCCCGCATCGGCAGCCTTTCGGCGGGCAACCGCCGATGCTGACCGGAAGAGTCAGTGGTCCCGCCGGAGAGCCACTACCGGGCGCCACGGTCACGGTCACCGACCCGCACGGCCGCCAGCTCCTTCACACGCGCACGGACCAGAACGGTGAGTACGCGGCCACCGGCTTCCACGACGGTCTCGCCATCGTTCTCGCCGGCGCCCCCGGACGGCAGCCGGTCGCCACGCGGCTCCTGCTCACCACGGCCACACCCGTGAACCAGGACTTCATCATGACGCCCCGCCGGCAGGTCGTTCCGGGACACGCGGGCGGCGCGGCCCAGGACCCGCGGCCCGCCGGTCACCCCGTGTGA
- a CDS encoding LLM class flavin-dependent oxidoreductase, which translates to MPPNSEPLRKLGFLTIGLFDEAVPRLGHESTLDIIELGERLGFDSAWVRHRHLQYGVSSPVAVLAAASQRTSRIELGTAVIPLGWENPLRLAEDLATVDILSGGRLNPGVSVGPPMRYDQVKQALYPDTADIEDFSYDRVRRLLDFVRGEPATGFTGQEGFEVFSDRVQPHAQGIGDRMWYGGASLRSARWAGEHGMNFLTSSVVKAEESEDFAEIQLSHIRTFRAHHPDGDHARVSQGLVVIPTDTASPEQRAKYEEYAAKRTPRTATAQGPARMMFARDLVGTSAEIAERLYSHAAFREINEVAFALPFTFDHDDYVQILTDIATKLGPALGWQAAP; encoded by the coding sequence GTGCCGCCGAACTCCGAACCGTTGCGGAAGCTGGGCTTTCTGACCATTGGGCTGTTCGACGAGGCCGTCCCCCGCCTCGGCCACGAGTCGACGCTCGACATCATCGAACTGGGTGAGCGACTGGGTTTCGACAGCGCCTGGGTACGGCACCGTCATCTGCAGTACGGCGTCTCCTCTCCGGTCGCCGTCCTGGCGGCGGCCTCTCAACGTACGAGCCGCATCGAGCTGGGCACAGCCGTCATCCCCCTGGGCTGGGAGAATCCCCTGAGGCTGGCCGAAGACCTGGCAACGGTCGACATCCTGTCCGGAGGGCGCCTCAATCCCGGTGTCAGCGTCGGTCCGCCGATGCGCTACGACCAGGTCAAACAGGCGCTGTACCCCGACACCGCCGACATCGAGGACTTCAGCTATGACCGCGTGCGAAGACTGCTCGACTTCGTACGCGGCGAACCGGCGACCGGTTTCACCGGTCAAGAGGGCTTCGAGGTGTTCTCCGACCGTGTCCAGCCCCATGCCCAGGGTATCGGCGACCGGATGTGGTACGGCGGCGCGAGCCTGCGGTCGGCTCGGTGGGCCGGCGAGCACGGAATGAACTTCTTGACCAGCAGCGTGGTGAAGGCGGAGGAATCCGAGGACTTCGCCGAGATCCAGCTTTCCCACATACGAACATTCCGCGCCCACCACCCCGACGGCGACCACGCCCGTGTCTCCCAGGGGCTCGTCGTCATCCCCACCGACACCGCCTCGCCGGAGCAGCGAGCGAAGTACGAGGAATACGCGGCGAAGCGGACGCCGCGAACCGCCACCGCGCAGGGACCGGCGCGCATGATGTTCGCCCGCGATCTCGTCGGCACGTCCGCGGAGATCGCCGAACGCCTCTATTCCCACGCTGCGTTCCGGGAGATCAACGAGGTCGCATTCGCGCTACCTTTCACCTTCGACCACGACGATTATGTCCAGATCCTCACCGACATCGCCACGAAGCTCGGCCCGGCACTCGGCTGGCAGGCCGCCCCATAG
- a CDS encoding GNAT family N-acetyltransferase: MGGLTGPVELRAARPDEAEALSGLTMRSKAHWGYDEAFLAACREDLRLRRGEVAERRTVVAERDGRVLGVATLEGDPPDGELGLLFVEPDAIGEGVGRLLYRHVLETAGRLGFTQVTIESDPNAEAFYLAMGAERQETGGVLPVLVAWPVRPEPAWSVAWSAGGPTVHVGNVAEFNGQFAGGVRGPDHYSCLAAFCGPRPAVIVVPQRVDDWWVRDLASVLGWGEVEVHSGIAADGRVSEAIRARPDLLEHLTSRGSPVLPWGRTAAFEPIAPSPRGVVEAIGRYESKRRSHALFRALASGHSGILIPAQRPAGSPRALARELARGDRVVLKTEYGAGGSGTLIVSPGTAGLRALARRWARAGALLEEYVEGSGPYRDPTFDGVVDTEGEVHPVGVGLMDVEGTGYRGVTVGPGVLPGPLTETAVGFGTAVGRALAADGYRGWYDVDFVTDRSSRLAPTEINLRLTGPAVAFHLQATLDRLRGGHHVVRTLDRLPLGARLPAGALREHLTRTAQRCRALGATLLATIPTAAFDPVPYLGVAIAARTQRAVEEAEATVRDANTALGEMFGDLEVSLRGPRGPRTRRARLRRSST; this comes from the coding sequence ATGGGCGGCCTGACCGGACCGGTGGAGCTGAGGGCGGCGCGGCCGGACGAAGCCGAGGCTCTGAGCGGGCTGACAATGCGCTCCAAGGCGCACTGGGGCTACGACGAGGCGTTCCTGGCCGCCTGCCGGGAGGATCTTCGGCTTCGGCGTGGCGAGGTCGCCGAACGGCGCACGGTCGTCGCCGAACGCGACGGACGGGTCCTGGGCGTCGCCACGCTGGAAGGCGATCCACCGGACGGTGAGCTCGGCCTGCTGTTCGTGGAGCCGGACGCGATAGGCGAGGGCGTGGGGCGCCTGCTGTACCGGCACGTGCTGGAGACGGCGGGGCGGCTGGGGTTCACTCAGGTGACGATCGAGTCCGACCCCAACGCGGAGGCGTTCTACCTGGCGATGGGGGCGGAACGGCAGGAAACCGGCGGTGTGCTGCCCGTGCTCGTCGCATGGCCGGTCCGGCCGGAGCCGGCCTGGTCGGTGGCTTGGAGCGCGGGCGGGCCCACGGTCCACGTGGGCAATGTCGCCGAGTTCAACGGCCAGTTCGCCGGCGGTGTACGGGGTCCCGACCACTACTCCTGCCTGGCCGCCTTCTGCGGTCCACGCCCTGCCGTGATCGTTGTCCCGCAGCGGGTCGACGACTGGTGGGTCCGGGACCTTGCCTCCGTACTCGGCTGGGGCGAGGTGGAGGTCCACAGCGGGATCGCCGCCGACGGCCGGGTCTCCGAGGCGATCCGGGCCCGTCCGGACCTGCTGGAACACCTCACCTCCCGTGGATCACCGGTCCTGCCCTGGGGCCGGACGGCGGCCTTCGAACCGATCGCCCCGTCGCCTCGCGGCGTGGTGGAGGCCATCGGCCGCTATGAGTCCAAGAGGCGCTCGCACGCGTTGTTCCGCGCGCTGGCCTCCGGCCACTCCGGCATCCTCATCCCCGCACAGCGGCCGGCCGGTTCGCCCCGCGCGCTCGCACGGGAACTGGCCCGCGGGGATCGGGTGGTGTTGAAGACCGAGTACGGCGCCGGCGGGTCCGGCACGCTGATCGTGTCACCGGGGACCGCGGGGCTGCGGGCCCTCGCACGGCGGTGGGCGCGCGCCGGCGCACTGCTGGAGGAGTACGTCGAGGGGTCGGGCCCGTACCGCGACCCCACCTTCGACGGCGTCGTCGACACCGAGGGCGAGGTCCACCCGGTCGGCGTCGGGCTGATGGACGTCGAGGGGACCGGCTACCGCGGAGTCACCGTCGGCCCGGGCGTCCTACCCGGCCCGCTCACCGAGACGGCCGTCGGATTCGGGACGGCGGTGGGCCGGGCACTGGCCGCGGACGGCTACCGGGGCTGGTACGACGTCGACTTCGTCACCGACCGGTCGTCCCGCCTCGCCCCCACCGAGATCAACCTGCGGCTCACCGGGCCGGCCGTCGCTTTCCACCTCCAGGCCACCCTGGACCGCCTGCGAGGAGGACACCACGTCGTCCGCACCCTCGACCGGCTGCCACTGGGTGCACGGCTGCCCGCCGGGGCGTTGCGCGAACACCTCACCCGCACCGCACAGAGGTGTCGGGCGCTCGGCGCGACCCTGCTGGCCACCATCCCGACGGCCGCGTTCGATCCCGTCCCGTACCTGGGCGTGGCGATCGCCGCCCGTACCCAGCGGGCCGTCGAGGAGGCGGAGGCCACGGTCCGCGACGCGAACACGGCGCTGGGCGAGATGTTCGGCGACCTGGAGGTCAGCCTTCGCGGTCCCCGCGGACCGCGAACGCGACGAGCACGGCTGCGGCGATCATCAACGTGA
- a CDS encoding SDR family NAD(P)-dependent oxidoreductase, producing the protein MTNVHQGGRVALITGASRGIGAAVARLLASRGMRVVVNYRSSRGEADDVVASIRSAGGQAMAVQGDVRDGSAVLGMVGQVRSAMGEVEVLVHNALIPYAIKSFDEISWDELGGKLEQEMRAAFLLTKAVVPGMTTRGYGRIVYLGTVLSRQPREGMIALGTSKAALGQFAHFVAQEVGPHGITVNVVAPGPVDETVTTDAALDQEHKERQAAQTAMGRIASPDDVARAVAFYAGDDSGFITGTTAPVNGGLVMD; encoded by the coding sequence ATGACGAACGTTCACCAGGGCGGCAGGGTCGCCCTCATCACGGGCGCGAGCCGAGGGATCGGTGCGGCCGTGGCCCGGTTGCTGGCATCCCGTGGCATGCGGGTCGTCGTCAACTACCGCAGCAGCCGCGGCGAGGCCGACGACGTGGTCGCCTCGATCAGGTCCGCCGGCGGCCAGGCGATGGCCGTACAGGGCGACGTACGCGACGGGTCCGCCGTGCTCGGCATGGTCGGCCAGGTCCGGAGCGCGATGGGCGAGGTGGAGGTCCTGGTCCACAACGCCCTGATCCCGTACGCCATCAAGTCGTTCGACGAGATCTCGTGGGACGAACTGGGCGGCAAGCTCGAACAGGAGATGCGAGCGGCCTTCCTGCTGACGAAGGCCGTCGTCCCCGGCATGACCACGCGCGGCTACGGACGGATCGTCTATCTCGGCACCGTACTCAGCCGGCAACCACGTGAGGGCATGATCGCGCTCGGAACGTCGAAGGCGGCCCTGGGCCAGTTCGCCCACTTCGTCGCGCAGGAGGTCGGGCCGCACGGGATCACCGTCAACGTGGTGGCCCCGGGGCCGGTGGACGAGACCGTCACCACCGACGCCGCCTTGGACCAGGAGCACAAGGAGCGCCAGGCGGCACAGACGGCAATGGGCCGCATCGCCTCCCCCGACGACGTGGCACGCGCCGTCGCCTTCTACGCGGGTGACGACAGCGGATTCATCACGGGCACCACCGCGCCGGTCAACGGCGGACTGGTCATGGACTGA
- a CDS encoding TetR/AcrR family transcriptional regulator, which yields MQGAVPGLRERKKAETREALRAAAIRLFMEHDPSVVTVNDICEAARVSRRTFFNYFESKEAALFAWDQHLTEEFAAKLAARPPHEPPLTALRRAMDDTMPGFASQTGWNARKELFGAYPELRTKILHAVFRLETRLVETLADRIGCPEDGLYPRLLAAATGSVFRVAFTTWTPETGIEGLRVLIDQAFDHLAAGLSAPAS from the coding sequence ATGCAGGGCGCGGTTCCAGGGCTACGTGAACGCAAGAAGGCCGAGACCCGCGAGGCCCTGCGCGCCGCCGCGATCCGGCTCTTCATGGAGCACGACCCCTCGGTGGTCACCGTGAACGACATCTGCGAGGCCGCCCGCGTCTCTCGCCGGACCTTCTTCAACTACTTCGAGAGCAAGGAGGCGGCGCTCTTCGCCTGGGACCAGCACCTCACCGAGGAGTTCGCCGCCAAGCTCGCCGCGCGACCACCGCACGAACCCCCGCTCACGGCGCTGCGCCGGGCGATGGACGACACCATGCCCGGCTTCGCCTCACAGACCGGCTGGAACGCACGCAAGGAGCTGTTCGGCGCGTATCCCGAACTCCGGACGAAGATCTTGCACGCGGTGTTCCGCCTCGAGACCCGGCTCGTCGAGACCCTCGCCGACCGCATCGGATGCCCGGAAGACGGCCTCTATCCGCGGCTGCTCGCGGCGGCGACCGGGTCGGTCTTCCGCGTGGCCTTCACCACCTGGACCCCGGAGACGGGGATCGAGGGCCTGCGAGTGCTCATCGACCAGGCGTTCGACCATCTGGCGGCGGGCCTTTCCGCCCCCGCTTCCTGA